TGGTATGATCGCCGCTTGAATGTTCTGACGGATTTAGCCCAACGTAAGACATAAACGCTTTAGCTGTTTTGAAACGTTTAAAATCCGCAATCTCGATGTGGATGGTCATGGCAGTTGTGGTTTTAAATCCCTTCATACTTGTCAACGCGTGAATGGGCTTGGTGTAACGTTCACTGTTCGCAAACGTCTCGATGGTCTGGTCGTAGCGGGCAATCTTTTCCTCTAATTCAGATTTTTGAAGCGTCATTTCGTCAAGCACTGACCGTAATACCGGAGACAATGGGACTTTCTTTAGCCAATCCATATAGGCCAGCATCCACCTTGATGCTGGACACTTCAATCCTTGACGGAGAAGGAACATGCCGATTTGCTGCTTCACTCTAATGAGGTCATTTTCATCATTTTACGTAGTCTAATGAATTCTTTTACCTCGTTATCCGCTTCATCAGGGACATAAACGGCACAATACGTATTAGCCGCAAGATTCTTGGCAATCATTCGTGCGTCCATTGAATCATTTTTGACCATTTTGTTCTTAGCAGAACTAAACATCGTTGTCGGTGCCAGAATGATACAGTCAATGCCTAAGTTTTTGAGTGAACGATAGAGTGAATATCCTAAAATACCAGCCTCATACCCGGTCACGAATTTTGTGTCTGGATCCAGTTCTTCAGCT
Above is a window of Lacticaseibacillus casei DSM 20011 = JCM 1134 = ATCC 393 DNA encoding:
- a CDS encoding transposase, with the protein product MKQQIGMFLLRQGLKCPASRWMLAYMDWLKKVPLSPVLRSVLDEMTLQKSELEEKIARYDQTIETFANSERYTKPIHALTSMKGFKTTTAMTIHIEIADFKRFKTAKAFMSYVGLNPSEHSSGDHTIKGGISKQGNSIVRTTIIEATQGLVKGRIGYKSRALKARQAGQESAVISYADKAGAHLHRKFTRMLTQGKSYNVAIAAVARELAGFIWGMETGNINY
- a CDS encoding IS110 family transposase, whose product is MESIVYIGMDVHKATYSLCALDKATGALLAETQCASEPKLVEKFITGLAEELDPDTKFVTGYEAGILGYSLYRSLKNLGIDCIILAPTTMFSSAKNKMVKNDSMDARMIAKNLAANTYCAVYVPDEADNEVKEFIRLRKMMKMTSLE